From Nicotiana tabacum cultivar K326 chromosome 20, ASM71507v2, whole genome shotgun sequence, one genomic window encodes:
- the LOC107785602 gene encoding heat shock protein 90-5, chloroplastic — MAPVVSRSLTSAPMASVPYSPSIVLGSGNTNRVCLKNGFLPKNNLKNGFLQSGLKWKLQEKRDSRVVVRCEASAVAEKEASESPGETHEYQAEVSRLLDLIVHSLYSHKEVFLRELVSNASDALDKLRFLSLTEPSLLGDSGELEIRIKPDPDNGTITITDTGIGMTKEELIDCLGTIAQSGTSKFLKALKENKDLGADNGLIGQFGVGFYSAFLVAQKVVVSTKSPRSAKQYVWESVADSSSYVIREETNPENLLSRGTQITLYLRDDDKYEYSEPKKIQDLVKNYSQFISFPIYTWQEKSRTIEVEEEEEPKEGEEKTEEEKKKIKKTKTEKYWDWELTNETKPIWMRNPKEVEKEQYQEFYKKTFNEFLDPLTYTHFTTEGEVEFRSVLYIPGMAPLNNEDVINPKTKNIRLHVKRVFISDDFDGELFPRYLSFVKGVVDSDDLPLNVSREILQESRIVRIMRKRLVRKTFDMIQDLSESENKEDYKKFWENFGKFIKLGCIEDTGNHKRITPLLRFFSSKSEEELISLDDYIENMGENQKAIYYLATDSLQSARTAPFLEKLVQKGIEVLYLVEPIDEVAIQNLQTYKEKKFVDISKEDLELDDDDEVKEREAKQEYNLLCDWIKQQLGDKVAKVQVSKRLSSSPCVLVSGKFGWSANMERLMRAQTLGDTSTLEFMRGRRILEVNPDHPIVKDLNAACKNAPDSSDAKRAVELLYDTALISSGFTPDSPAELGNKIYEMMAMALGGRWGRSEEDESETSVQTSTESDAGSAEVSEVQVVEPSEVRTESNDYWE; from the exons ATGGCCCCTGTAGTTAGCAGGAGTTTGACCTCTGCTCCTATGGCTTCAGTGCCTTACTCCCCTTCTATTGTATTGGGGAGTGGTAATACAAATAGGGTCTGTCTTAAAAATGGTTTCTTGCCTAAAAATAACTTAAAGAATGGATTTTTACAATCTGGGTTGAAGTGGAAATTACAAGAAAAGAGGGACAGTAGAGTAGTTGTTAGGTGTGAGGCTTCTGCTGTAGCTGAAAAGGAAGCTTCTGAGAGTCCTGGGGAGACTCATGAGTATCAGGCTGAG GTCAGTCGCCTATTAGACTTGATTGTTCACAGCCTTTACAGTCACAAGGAGGTTTTCTTGCGAGAGCTTGTGAG taaTGCTAGTGATGCTCTTGATAAGTTGAGGTTTCTGAGTTTGACGGAGCCTTCTTTACTTGGGGATTCTGGTGAGCTAGAGATTCGCATCAAGCCTGATCCAGACAATGGGACTATTACCATAAC GGATACCGGTATTGGAATGACCAAGGAGGAGCTCATAGACTGTCTCGGGACTATTGCCCAAAGTGGTACCTCGAAATTCTTGAAGGCACTTAAG GAAAACAAAGATCTTGGAGCTGACAATGGATTGATTGGTCAATTTGGTGTTGGTTTCTATTCTGCATTTCTGGTTGCTCAAAAG GTCGTAGTTTCCACAAAGAGCCCAAGGTCAGCTAAACAGTATGTTTGGGAGTCGGTGGCCGACAGTAGCTCATATGTCATCAGAGAGGAAACTAACCCTGAAAACCTTCTATCTCGAGGAACacaaattacactttatttgagG GATGATGACAAATACGAGTACTCGGAGCCCAAAAAGATCCAGGATTTGGTGAAGAATTATTCACAGTTTATTTCTTTTCCAATTTATACATGGCAGGAGAAATCAAGAACAATTGAG GTAGAGGAGGAGGAAGAACCAAAGGAAGGAGAAGAAAAAACAGAG gaagaaaagaaaaagataaagaagaCTAAGACTGAGAAGTACTGGGATTGGGAGTTGACAAATGAAACAAAACCTATATGG ATGCGTAATCCAAAAGAAGTCGAGAAAGAACAGTACCAGGAATTCTACAAGAAAACTTTTAATGAGTTCTTGGATCCACTTACGTACACTCATTTCACTACAGAG GGTGAGGTGGAGTTTAGAAGTGTCCTATATATACCTGGAATGGCTCCTCTTAACAATGAAGATGTCATAAATCCCAAGACAAAGAACATACGGTTGCATGTAAAGCGGGTTTTCATTTCTGATGATTTTGATGGAGAGTTG TTTCCGAGGTACCTGAGCTTTGTTAAAGGAGTGGTGGACTCAGATGACCTTCCTCTTAATGTTTCACGAGAAATTCTGCAAGAGAGCCGAATT GTTCGGATAATGAGAAAGAGACTAGTGAGAAAAACATTTGACATGATTCAGGATCTCTCTGAAAGTGAGAACAAGGAG GATTACAAGAAATTCTGGGAGAACTTTGGTAAATTTATAAAGTTGGGATGTATTGAAGACACTGGTAATCACAAGCGAATAACTCCATTACTGagatttttttcttccaaaagcgAAGAAGAGTTGATAAGCTTAGATGACTATATTGAGAACATGGGCGAAAACCAGAAGGCCATTTACTATTTGGCTACTGATAGCTTACAGAGTGCTAGAACTGCTCCTTTCTTGGAGAAGTTGGTTCAGAAAGGTATTGAG GTGTTGTATCTTGTCGAACCAATAGATGAGGTGGCTATCCAGAATCTACAAACATACAAGGAAAAGAAGTTCGTTGACATAAGCAAAGAGGACCTAGAGCTTG ATGATGACGATGAGGTGAAAGAAAGGGAAGCCAAGCAAGAGTACAATCTTCTATGTGATTGGATAAAGCAACAGTTGGGTGATAAGGTGGCTAAGGTACAGGTTTCCAAGCGTTTAAGCTCATCACCATGCGTGCTTGTATCTGGAAAGTTCGGTTGGTCTGCCAACATGGAAAG GTTGATGAGAGCCCAAACCTTGGGAGACACTTCAACCCTGGAGTTTATGAGAGGGAGAAGAATATTGGAGGTTAATCCTGATCATCCAATCGTCAAAGACCTAAAT GCTGCATGCAAGAATGCACCCGACAGTTCTGATGCCAAGCGAGCTGTAGAACTATTGTACGACACTGCATTGATCTCCAGTGGATTTACT CCTGATAGTCCAGCTGAGTTGGGTAACAAGATCTATGAGATGATGGCAATGGCTCTTGGTGGAAGATGGGGCAGATCCGAGGAAGACGAGTCAGAAACATCAGTACAAACTTCAACAGAGTCGGATGCAGGTTCGGCCGAAGTCTCAGAGGTACAAGTCGTCGAGCCATCAGAAGTAAGGACCGAGAGCAACGATTATTGGGAGTGA